A section of the Acanthochromis polyacanthus isolate Apoly-LR-REF ecotype Palm Island chromosome 1, KAUST_Apoly_ChrSc, whole genome shotgun sequence genome encodes:
- the LOC110970939 gene encoding uncharacterized protein LOC110970939 isoform X6 has product MLQACCRHVTDMFQACCKHVPGVLQTCCRCVADMFQACCRHVTGVLQTCYRRVADMLQTYYRCVANMFQVCCRHVPGVLQTCSRHVADMFQACCRHVPGMLQTCCRHVPDMLQVCYRCVADMLQLCCRHVTVVLQTCYRCVADMLQTCYRCVADMLQVCCRHVTDMLQVCCRHVTGVLQTCYRCVADMLQVCHRHVTDMLQVCCRHVTGVLQTCYRCVADVLQTCYRCVTDMLQVCFRHVTGVLQARCRHVPGVLQTCSRRVADMLQVCCRHVTGVLQTCYRCVTDMLQVCCRHVTGVLQTCYRCVAGVLQTCYRRVTGVLQTCYRCVADMLQVCCRHVTGVLQTCYRCVADMLQVCYRHVTGVLQARCRRVADMLQVCCRRVADMLQACCRHVTGMLQTCCKPCFLRVPELQKEDEEQHCVSDVPSLPPTCSLDSSYPYYDVARHGIIQVSGDDHFGRKLISFSSCLLPPSHQLDHRRLLEYLRFTLDQYVEMDYILVYFHHGLRSSNKPSLSWLRQAYGEFDRKYKKNLKTLYVVHPTNFIRIVWNIFKPLISHKFGKKLKYVNYLSELREHLNLEQLVVPADVLRHDEKLQAAQTGGAPPTVRTPPPRPPLPTQQFGVSLQYIREKNRGAVIPPVMAQTVSYLKDKGLRTEGIFRRSARVQVIKDVQKLYNLGKPVNFDDYEDVHVAAVILKTFLRELPEPLLTFRLYSCIQEITSVESSLRVGRCRQIMESLPEHHFIVAKFLLGFLHQVSQQSLTNKMSPSNLSCVFGVNLVRPRHGSISLSALTPINIFTEILIEHHDAVFGSRCTPVQVTP; this is encoded by the exons ATGTTACAGGCGTGTTGCCGACATGTTACAGACATGTTCCAGGCGTGTTGCAAACATGTTCCAGGTGTGTTGCAGACATGTTGCAGGTGTGTTGCAGACATGTTCCAGGCGTGTTGCAGACATGTTACAGGCGTGTTGCAGACATGTTACAGGCGTGTTGCAGACATGTTACAGACATATTACAGGTGTGTTGCAAACATGTTCCAGGTGTGTTGCAGACATGTTCCAGGTGTGTTGCAGACATGTTCCAGGCATGTTGCAGACATGTTCCAGGCATGTTGCAGACATGTTCCAGGCATGTTGCAGACATGTTGCAGACATGTTCCAGACATGTTACAGGTGTGTTACAGGTGTGTTGCAGACATGTTACAGTTGTGTTGCAGACATGTTACAGTTGTGTTGCAGACATGTTACAGGTGTGTTGCAGACATGTTACAGACATGTTACAGGTGTGTTGCAGACATGTTACAGGTGTGTTGCAGACATGTTACAGACATGTTACAGGTGTGTTGCAGACATGTTACAGGTGTGTTGCAGACATGTTACAGGTGTGTTGCAGACATGTTACAGGTGTGTCACAGACATGTTACAGACATGTTACAGGTGTGTTGCAGACATGTTACAGGTGTGTTGCAGACATGTTACAGGTGTGTTGCAGACGTGTTACAGACATGTTACAGGTGTGTTACAGAcatgttacaggtgtgtttcagACATGTTACAGGTGTGTTGCAGGCACGTTGCAGACATGTTCCAGGCGTGTTGCAGACATGTTCCAGGCGTGTTGCAGACATGTTACAG GTGTGTTGCAGACATGTTACAGGTGTGTTGCAGACATGTTACAGGTGTGTTACAGACATGTTACAGGTGTGTTGCAGACATGTTACAGGTGTGTTGCAGACATGTTACAGGTGTGTTGCAGGCGTGTTGCAGACATGTTACAGGCGTGTTACAGGTGTGTTGCAGACATGTTACAGGTGTGTTGCAGACATGTTACAGGTGTGTTGCAGACATGTTACAGGTGTGTTACAGACATGTTACAGGTGTGTTGCAGACATGTTACAGGTGTGTTACAGACATGTTACAGGTGTGTTGCAGGCACGTTGCAGGCGTGTTGCAGACATGTTACAGGTGTGTTGCAGGCGTGTTGCAGACATGTTACAGGCGTGTTGCAGACATGTTACAGGCATGTTGCAGACGTGTTGTAAACCGTGCTTCCTACGTGTGCCAGAGCTGCAGAAGGAGGATGAAGAGCAGCATTGTGTCTCAGATGTTCCATCACTTCCTCCCACCTGCAGTCTTGACTCCTCCTACCCATATTACGACGTGGCTCGACATGGCATCATCCAGGTGTCAG GTGACGATCACTTCGGCAGGAAGTTgatcagcttcagcagctgccTTCTTCCTCCGTCTCACCAGCTGGACCACCGCCGCCTGCTGGA gtacCTGAGGTTCACCTTAGACCAGTACGTGGAGATGGACTACATCCTGGTTTACTTCCATCATGGTCTGAGGAGCAGCAACAAGCCGTCCCTCAGCTGGTTACGGCAAGCTTACGGAGAGTTTGACAGGAA ATACAAGAAGAACCTGAAGACTCTGTATGTCGTCCATCCAACAAACTTCATCAGGATCGTGTGGAACATCTTCAAACCTCTGATCAG TCACAAGTTTGGGAAGAAGCTCAAGTACGTGAACTACCTGTCGGAGCTGCGAGAACACCTGAACCTGGAGCAGCTGGTGGTTCCTGCAGACGTTCTCAG ACACGACGAGAAGCTGCAAGCAGCTCAGACAGGTGGAGCCCCGCCCACCGTGAGAACACCTCCACCCCGACCGCCGCTGCCAACCCAACAGTTTGGAGTCAGTCTGCAGTA CATTAGAGAGAAGAACCGAGGCGCCGTCATCCCACCTGTCATGGCTCAGACCGTCTCCTACCTGAAGGATAAAG GTCTGAGGACGGAGGGGATCTTCAGACGTTCAGCTCGTGTTCAGGTCATCAAAGACGTCCAGAAGCTTTATAACCTcg GGAAACCTGTGAACTTTGACGACTATGAAGACGTTCACGTTGCTGCTGTGATTCTGAAAACGTTTCTGAGGGAACTTCCTGAACCTCTGCTGACCTTCAGACTCTACAGCTGCATCCAGGAGATCACCA GTGTGGAGAGCAGCCTCCGGGTCGGCAGGTGTCGACAGATCATGGAGAGTCTACCTGAACATCACTTCATCGTGGCCAAGTTCCTGCTGGGTTTCCTCCATCAG GTGTCTCAACAGAGTCTGACCAATAAGATGAGTCCGTCCAACCTGTCCTGTGTCTTCGGTGTGAACCTGGTCCGGCCTCGTCATGGTTCCATCTCCCTGTCAGCTCTGACTCCCATCAACATCTTCACCGAGATCCTCATCGAGCACCACGACGCTGTGTTTGGCTCCCGCTGCACACCTGTACAGGTAACCCCCTGA
- the LOC110970939 gene encoding uncharacterized protein LOC110970939 isoform X7: MLQACCRHVTDMFQACCKHVPGVLQTCCRCVADMFQACCRHVTGVLQTCYRRVADMLQTYYRCVANMFQVCCRHVPGVLQTCSRHVADMFQACCRHVPGMLQTCCRHVPDMLQVCYRCVADMLQLCCRHVTVVLQTCYRCVADMLQTCYRCVADMLQVCCRHVTDMLQVCCRHVTGVLQTCYRCVADMLQVCHRHVTDMLQVCCRHVTGVLQTCYRCVADVLQTCYRCVTDMLQVCFRHVTGVLQARCRHVPGVLQTCSRRVADMLQVCYRHVTGVFQTCYRCVAGTLQTCSRRVADMFQACCRHVTGVLQTCYRCVAGTLQTCYRCVADMLQVCCRHVTGVLQTCYRCVTDMLQVCCRHVTGVLQTCYRCVTDMLQVCCRRVADMLQACCRHVTGMLQTCCKPCFLRVPELQKEDEEQHCVSDVPSLPPTCSLDSSYPYYDVARHGIIQVSGDDHFGRKLISFSSCLLPPSHQLDHRRLLEYLRFTLDQYVEMDYILVYFHHGLRSSNKPSLSWLRQAYGEFDRKYKKNLKTLYVVHPTNFIRIVWNIFKPLISHKFGKKLKYVNYLSELREHLNLEQLVVPADVLRHDEKLQAAQTGGAPPTVRTPPPRPPLPTQQFGVSLQYIREKNRGAVIPPVMAQTVSYLKDKGLRTEGIFRRSARVQVIKDVQKLYNLGKPVNFDDYEDVHVAAVILKTFLRELPEPLLTFRLYSCIQEITSVESSLRVGRCRQIMESLPEHHFIVAKFLLGFLHQVSQQSLTNKMSPSNLSCVFGVNLVRPRHGSISLSALTPINIFTEILIEHHDAVFGSRCTPVQVTP, encoded by the exons ATGTTACAGGCGTGTTGCCGACATGTTACAGACATGTTCCAGGCGTGTTGCAAACATGTTCCAGGTGTGTTGCAGACATGTTGCAGGTGTGTTGCAGACATGTTCCAGGCGTGTTGCAGACATGTTACAGGCGTGTTGCAGACATGTTACAGGCGTGTTGCAGACATGTTACAGACATATTACAGGTGTGTTGCAAACATGTTCCAGGTGTGTTGCAGACATGTTCCAGGTGTGTTGCAGACATGTTCCAGGCATGTTGCAGACATGTTCCAGGCATGTTGCAGACATGTTCCAGGCATGTTGCAGACATGTTGCAGACATGTTCCAGACATGTTACAGGTGTGTTACAGGTGTGTTGCAGACATGTTACAGTTGTGTTGCAGACATGTTACAGTTGTGTTGCAGACATGTTACAGGTGTGTTGCAGACATGTTACAGACATGTTACAGGTGTGTTGCAGACATGTTACAGGTGTGTTGCAGACATGTTACAGACATGTTACAGGTGTGTTGCAGACATGTTACAGGTGTGTTGCAGACATGTTACAGGTGTGTTGCAGACATGTTACAGGTGTGTCACAGACATGTTACAGACATGTTACAGGTGTGTTGCAGACATGTTACAGGTGTGTTGCAGACATGTTACAGGTGTGTTGCAGACGTGTTACAGACATGTTACAGGTGTGTTACAGAcatgttacaggtgtgtttcagACATGTTACAGGTGTGTTGCAGGCACGTTGCAGACATGTTCCAGGCGTGTTGCAGACATGTTCCAGGCGTGTTGCAGACATGTTACAGGTGTGTTACAGAcatgttacaggtgtgtttcagACATGTTACAGGTGTGTTGCAGGCACGTTGCAGACATGTTCCAGGCGTGTTGCAGACATGTTCCAGGCGTGTTGCAGACATGTTACAGGTGTGTTGCAGACATGTTACAGGTGTGTTGCAGGCACGTTGCAGACATGTTACAGGTGTGTTGCAGACATGTTACAGGTGTGTTGCAGACATGTTACAGGTGTGTTGCAGACATGTTACAGGTGTGTTACAGACATGTTACAGGTGTGTTGCAGACATGTTACAGGTGTGTTGCAGACATGTTACAG GTGTGTTACAGACATGTTACAG GTGTGTTGCAGGCGTGTTGCAGACATGTTACAGGCGTGTTGCAGACATGTTACAGGCATGTTGCAGACGTGTTGTAAACCGTGCTTCCTACGTGTGCCAGAGCTGCAGAAGGAGGATGAAGAGCAGCATTGTGTCTCAGATGTTCCATCACTTCCTCCCACCTGCAGTCTTGACTCCTCCTACCCATATTACGACGTGGCTCGACATGGCATCATCCAGGTGTCAG GTGACGATCACTTCGGCAGGAAGTTgatcagcttcagcagctgccTTCTTCCTCCGTCTCACCAGCTGGACCACCGCCGCCTGCTGGA gtacCTGAGGTTCACCTTAGACCAGTACGTGGAGATGGACTACATCCTGGTTTACTTCCATCATGGTCTGAGGAGCAGCAACAAGCCGTCCCTCAGCTGGTTACGGCAAGCTTACGGAGAGTTTGACAGGAA ATACAAGAAGAACCTGAAGACTCTGTATGTCGTCCATCCAACAAACTTCATCAGGATCGTGTGGAACATCTTCAAACCTCTGATCAG TCACAAGTTTGGGAAGAAGCTCAAGTACGTGAACTACCTGTCGGAGCTGCGAGAACACCTGAACCTGGAGCAGCTGGTGGTTCCTGCAGACGTTCTCAG ACACGACGAGAAGCTGCAAGCAGCTCAGACAGGTGGAGCCCCGCCCACCGTGAGAACACCTCCACCCCGACCGCCGCTGCCAACCCAACAGTTTGGAGTCAGTCTGCAGTA CATTAGAGAGAAGAACCGAGGCGCCGTCATCCCACCTGTCATGGCTCAGACCGTCTCCTACCTGAAGGATAAAG GTCTGAGGACGGAGGGGATCTTCAGACGTTCAGCTCGTGTTCAGGTCATCAAAGACGTCCAGAAGCTTTATAACCTcg GGAAACCTGTGAACTTTGACGACTATGAAGACGTTCACGTTGCTGCTGTGATTCTGAAAACGTTTCTGAGGGAACTTCCTGAACCTCTGCTGACCTTCAGACTCTACAGCTGCATCCAGGAGATCACCA GTGTGGAGAGCAGCCTCCGGGTCGGCAGGTGTCGACAGATCATGGAGAGTCTACCTGAACATCACTTCATCGTGGCCAAGTTCCTGCTGGGTTTCCTCCATCAG GTGTCTCAACAGAGTCTGACCAATAAGATGAGTCCGTCCAACCTGTCCTGTGTCTTCGGTGTGAACCTGGTCCGGCCTCGTCATGGTTCCATCTCCCTGTCAGCTCTGACTCCCATCAACATCTTCACCGAGATCCTCATCGAGCACCACGACGCTGTGTTTGGCTCCCGCTGCACACCTGTACAGGTAACCCCCTGA
- the LOC110970939 gene encoding uncharacterized protein LOC110970939 isoform X8, with the protein MLQACCRHVTDMFQACCKHVPGVLQTCCRCVADMFQACCRHVTGVLQTCYRRVADMLQTYYRCVANMFQVCCRHVPGVLQTCSRHVADMFQACCRHVPGMLQTCCRHVPDMLQVCYRCVADMLQLCCRHVTVVLQTCYRCVADMLQTCYRCVADMLQVCCRHVTDMLQVCCRHVTGVLQTCYRCVADMLQVCHRHVTDMLQVCCRHVTGVLQTCYRCVADVLQTCYRCVTDMLQVCFRHVTGVLQARCRHVPGVLQTCSRRVADMLQVCCRHVTGVLQTCYRCVAGVLQTCYRRVTGVLQTCYRCVADMLQVCCRHVTGVLQTCYRCVADMLQVCYRHVTGVLQARCRRVADMLQVCCRRVADMLQACCRHVTGMLQTCCKPCFLRVPELQKEDEEQHCVSDVPSLPPTCSLDSSYPYYDVARHGIIQVSGDDHFGRKLISFSSCLLPPSHQLDHRRLLEYLRFTLDQYVEMDYILVYFHHGLRSSNKPSLSWLRQAYGEFDRKYKKNLKTLYVVHPTNFIRIVWNIFKPLISHKFGKKLKYVNYLSELREHLNLEQLVVPADVLRHDEKLQAAQTGGAPPTVRTPPPRPPLPTQQFGVSLQYIREKNRGAVIPPVMAQTVSYLKDKGLRTEGIFRRSARVQVIKDVQKLYNLGKPVNFDDYEDVHVAAVILKTFLRELPEPLLTFRLYSCIQEITSVESSLRVGRCRQIMESLPEHHFIVAKFLLGFLHQVSQQSLTNKMSPSNLSCVFGVNLVRPRHGSISLSALTPINIFTEILIEHHDAVFGSRCTPVQVTP; encoded by the exons ATGTTACAGGCGTGTTGCCGACATGTTACAGACATGTTCCAGGCGTGTTGCAAACATGTTCCAGGTGTGTTGCAGACATGTTGCAGGTGTGTTGCAGACATGTTCCAGGCGTGTTGCAGACATGTTACAGGCGTGTTGCAGACATGTTACAGGCGTGTTGCAGACATGTTACAGACATATTACAGGTGTGTTGCAAACATGTTCCAGGTGTGTTGCAGACATGTTCCAGGTGTGTTGCAGACATGTTCCAGGCATGTTGCAGACATGTTCCAGGCATGTTGCAGACATGTTCCAGGCATGTTGCAGACATGTTGCAGACATGTTCCAGACATGTTACAGGTGTGTTACAGGTGTGTTGCAGACATGTTACAGTTGTGTTGCAGACATGTTACAGTTGTGTTGCAGACATGTTACAGGTGTGTTGCAGACATGTTACAGACATGTTACAGGTGTGTTGCAGACATGTTACAGGTGTGTTGCAGACATGTTACAGACATGTTACAGGTGTGTTGCAGACATGTTACAGGTGTGTTGCAGACATGTTACAGGTGTGTTGCAGACATGTTACAGGTGTGTCACAGACATGTTACAGACATGTTACAGGTGTGTTGCAGACATGTTACAGGTGTGTTGCAGACATGTTACAGGTGTGTTGCAGACGTGTTACAGACATGTTACAGGTGTGTTACAGAcatgttacaggtgtgtttcagACATGTTACAGGTGTGTTGCAGGCACGTTGCAGACATGTTCCAGGCGTGTTGCAGACATGTTCCAGGCGTGTTGCAGACATGTTACAG GTGTGTTGCAGACATGTTACAGGTGTGTTGCAGACATGTTACAGGTGTGTTGCAGGCGTGTTGCAGACATGTTACAGGCGTGTTACAGGTGTGTTGCAGACATGTTACAGGTGTGTTGCAGACATGTTACAGGTGTGTTGCAGACATGTTACAGGTGTGTTACAGACATGTTACAGGTGTGTTGCAGACATGTTACAGGTGTGTTACAGACATGTTACAGGTGTGTTGCAGGCACGTTGCAGGCGTGTTGCAGACATGTTACAGGTGTGTTGCAGGCGTGTTGCAGACATGTTACAGGCGTGTTGCAGACATGTTACAGGCATGTTGCAGACGTGTTGTAAACCGTGCTTCCTACGTGTGCCAGAGCTGCAGAAGGAGGATGAAGAGCAGCATTGTGTCTCAGATGTTCCATCACTTCCTCCCACCTGCAGTCTTGACTCCTCCTACCCATATTACGACGTGGCTCGACATGGCATCATCCAGGTGTCAG GTGACGATCACTTCGGCAGGAAGTTgatcagcttcagcagctgccTTCTTCCTCCGTCTCACCAGCTGGACCACCGCCGCCTGCTGGA gtacCTGAGGTTCACCTTAGACCAGTACGTGGAGATGGACTACATCCTGGTTTACTTCCATCATGGTCTGAGGAGCAGCAACAAGCCGTCCCTCAGCTGGTTACGGCAAGCTTACGGAGAGTTTGACAGGAA ATACAAGAAGAACCTGAAGACTCTGTATGTCGTCCATCCAACAAACTTCATCAGGATCGTGTGGAACATCTTCAAACCTCTGATCAG TCACAAGTTTGGGAAGAAGCTCAAGTACGTGAACTACCTGTCGGAGCTGCGAGAACACCTGAACCTGGAGCAGCTGGTGGTTCCTGCAGACGTTCTCAG ACACGACGAGAAGCTGCAAGCAGCTCAGACAGGTGGAGCCCCGCCCACCGTGAGAACACCTCCACCCCGACCGCCGCTGCCAACCCAACAGTTTGGAGTCAGTCTGCAGTA CATTAGAGAGAAGAACCGAGGCGCCGTCATCCCACCTGTCATGGCTCAGACCGTCTCCTACCTGAAGGATAAAG GTCTGAGGACGGAGGGGATCTTCAGACGTTCAGCTCGTGTTCAGGTCATCAAAGACGTCCAGAAGCTTTATAACCTcg GGAAACCTGTGAACTTTGACGACTATGAAGACGTTCACGTTGCTGCTGTGATTCTGAAAACGTTTCTGAGGGAACTTCCTGAACCTCTGCTGACCTTCAGACTCTACAGCTGCATCCAGGAGATCACCA GTGTGGAGAGCAGCCTCCGGGTCGGCAGGTGTCGACAGATCATGGAGAGTCTACCTGAACATCACTTCATCGTGGCCAAGTTCCTGCTGGGTTTCCTCCATCAG GTGTCTCAACAGAGTCTGACCAATAAGATGAGTCCGTCCAACCTGTCCTGTGTCTTCGGTGTGAACCTGGTCCGGCCTCGTCATGGTTCCATCTCCCTGTCAGCTCTGACTCCCATCAACATCTTCACCGAGATCCTCATCGAGCACCACGACGCTGTGTTTGGCTCCCGCTGCACACCTGTACAGGTAACCCCCTGA
- the LOC110970939 gene encoding uncharacterized protein LOC110970939 isoform X9: protein MLQACCRHVTDMFQACCKHVPGVLQTCCRCVADMFQACCRHVTGVLQTCYRRVADMLQTYYRCVANMFQVCCRHVPGVLQTCSRHVADMFQACCRHVPGMLQTCCRHVPDMLQVCYRCVADMLQLCCRHVTVVLQTCYRCVADMLQTCYRCVADMLQVCCRHVTDMLQVCCRHVTGVLQTCYRCVADMLQVCHRHVTDMLQVCCRHVTGVLQTCYRCVADVLQTCYRCVTDMLQVCFRHVTGVLQARCRHVPGVLQTCSRRVADMLQVCCRHVTGVLQTCYRCVADMLQVCYRHVTGVLQACCRHVTGVLQVCCRHVTGVLQTCYRCVADMLQVCYRHVTGVLQTCYRCVTDMLQVCCRRVADMLQACCRHVTGMLQTCCKPCFLRVPELQKEDEEQHCVSDVPSLPPTCSLDSSYPYYDVARHGIIQVSGDDHFGRKLISFSSCLLPPSHQLDHRRLLEYLRFTLDQYVEMDYILVYFHHGLRSSNKPSLSWLRQAYGEFDRKYKKNLKTLYVVHPTNFIRIVWNIFKPLISHKFGKKLKYVNYLSELREHLNLEQLVVPADVLRHDEKLQAAQTGGAPPTVRTPPPRPPLPTQQFGVSLQYIREKNRGAVIPPVMAQTVSYLKDKGLRTEGIFRRSARVQVIKDVQKLYNLGKPVNFDDYEDVHVAAVILKTFLRELPEPLLTFRLYSCIQEITSVESSLRVGRCRQIMESLPEHHFIVAKFLLGFLHQVSQQSLTNKMSPSNLSCVFGVNLVRPRHGSISLSALTPINIFTEILIEHHDAVFGSRCTPVQVTP from the exons ATGTTACAGGCGTGTTGCCGACATGTTACAGACATGTTCCAGGCGTGTTGCAAACATGTTCCAGGTGTGTTGCAGACATGTTGCAGGTGTGTTGCAGACATGTTCCAGGCGTGTTGCAGACATGTTACAGGCGTGTTGCAGACATGTTACAGGCGTGTTGCAGACATGTTACAGACATATTACAGGTGTGTTGCAAACATGTTCCAGGTGTGTTGCAGACATGTTCCAGGTGTGTTGCAGACATGTTCCAGGCATGTTGCAGACATGTTCCAGGCATGTTGCAGACATGTTCCAGGCATGTTGCAGACATGTTGCAGACATGTTCCAGACATGTTACAGGTGTGTTACAGGTGTGTTGCAGACATGTTACAGTTGTGTTGCAGACATGTTACAGTTGTGTTGCAGACATGTTACAGGTGTGTTGCAGACATGTTACAGACATGTTACAGGTGTGTTGCAGACATGTTACAGGTGTGTTGCAGACATGTTACAGACATGTTACAGGTGTGTTGCAGACATGTTACAGGTGTGTTGCAGACATGTTACAGGTGTGTTGCAGACATGTTACAGGTGTGTCACAGACATGTTACAGACATGTTACAGGTGTGTTGCAGACATGTTACAGGTGTGTTGCAGACATGTTACAGGTGTGTTGCAGACGTGTTACAGACATGTTACAGGTGTGTTACAGAcatgttacaggtgtgtttcagACATGTTACAGGTGTGTTGCAGGCACGTTGCAGACATGTTCCAGGCGTGTTGCAGACATGTTCCAGGCGTGTTGCAGACATGTTACAG GTGTGTTGCAGACATGTTACAGGTGTGTTGCAGACATGTTACAGGTGTGTTGCAGACATGTTACAGGTGTGTTACAGACATGTTACAG GTGTGTTGCAGGCGTGTTGCAGACATGTTACAGGCGTGTTACAGGTGTGTTGCAGACATGTTACAGGTGTGTTGCAGACATGTTACAGGTGTGTTGCAGACATGTTACAGGTGTGTTACAGACATGTTACAGGTGTGTTGCAGACATGTTACAGGTGTGTTACAGACATGTTACAG GTGTGTTGCAGGCGTGTTGCAGACATGTTACAGGCGTGTTGCAGACATGTTACAGGCATGTTGCAGACGTGTTGTAAACCGTGCTTCCTACGTGTGCCAGAGCTGCAGAAGGAGGATGAAGAGCAGCATTGTGTCTCAGATGTTCCATCACTTCCTCCCACCTGCAGTCTTGACTCCTCCTACCCATATTACGACGTGGCTCGACATGGCATCATCCAGGTGTCAG GTGACGATCACTTCGGCAGGAAGTTgatcagcttcagcagctgccTTCTTCCTCCGTCTCACCAGCTGGACCACCGCCGCCTGCTGGA gtacCTGAGGTTCACCTTAGACCAGTACGTGGAGATGGACTACATCCTGGTTTACTTCCATCATGGTCTGAGGAGCAGCAACAAGCCGTCCCTCAGCTGGTTACGGCAAGCTTACGGAGAGTTTGACAGGAA ATACAAGAAGAACCTGAAGACTCTGTATGTCGTCCATCCAACAAACTTCATCAGGATCGTGTGGAACATCTTCAAACCTCTGATCAG TCACAAGTTTGGGAAGAAGCTCAAGTACGTGAACTACCTGTCGGAGCTGCGAGAACACCTGAACCTGGAGCAGCTGGTGGTTCCTGCAGACGTTCTCAG ACACGACGAGAAGCTGCAAGCAGCTCAGACAGGTGGAGCCCCGCCCACCGTGAGAACACCTCCACCCCGACCGCCGCTGCCAACCCAACAGTTTGGAGTCAGTCTGCAGTA CATTAGAGAGAAGAACCGAGGCGCCGTCATCCCACCTGTCATGGCTCAGACCGTCTCCTACCTGAAGGATAAAG GTCTGAGGACGGAGGGGATCTTCAGACGTTCAGCTCGTGTTCAGGTCATCAAAGACGTCCAGAAGCTTTATAACCTcg GGAAACCTGTGAACTTTGACGACTATGAAGACGTTCACGTTGCTGCTGTGATTCTGAAAACGTTTCTGAGGGAACTTCCTGAACCTCTGCTGACCTTCAGACTCTACAGCTGCATCCAGGAGATCACCA GTGTGGAGAGCAGCCTCCGGGTCGGCAGGTGTCGACAGATCATGGAGAGTCTACCTGAACATCACTTCATCGTGGCCAAGTTCCTGCTGGGTTTCCTCCATCAG GTGTCTCAACAGAGTCTGACCAATAAGATGAGTCCGTCCAACCTGTCCTGTGTCTTCGGTGTGAACCTGGTCCGGCCTCGTCATGGTTCCATCTCCCTGTCAGCTCTGACTCCCATCAACATCTTCACCGAGATCCTCATCGAGCACCACGACGCTGTGTTTGGCTCCCGCTGCACACCTGTACAGGTAACCCCCTGA